A single genomic interval of Ovis aries strain OAR_USU_Benz2616 breed Rambouillet chromosome 9, ARS-UI_Ramb_v3.0, whole genome shotgun sequence harbors:
- the KIFC2 gene encoding kinesin-like protein KIFC2 isoform X3: protein MRTGSAAGERGVGAGTRGGVKPGPLPPRAPMYAFYSLLIYIFYSLFRRDGGAAAAADAENPAQSARCKPGSRRRAYQPTAELWTELTGLVGSSEAEDGSGGGAERCPAEVSLEEALVRLAEFLSVQLGAEESFGTPPDLSKPGDVPPLLTVTGQLLALLAWIRSPRGRQALSQGTQPVSGVQHPPPAGSPLQEESPSLSQRGEAQGQQPPQLEEDPRAWQRLEQLILGQLEELKQQLEHQEEELGQLRLGVGATDSEKRVQHLTLENKALKQSLSLTRDLLLHWGPAPNTRAPQEEAEALLELRGRLQEAQDTTEALRVQETEQNCRRELQQMRGQLAGKLWGCGAHGEAWHLASPHYGLPRRTSCSHGQLASGLWGPPGTRQHLYPELPGFSERSPGTGPRRQPLDLISTPGNIRVLCRLRPGTPSSLVSLEPGPGGTVTTCYRGHQRRFRLDWVFPPHASQEEVFRELESAVLSCLGGYSVCIFTYGQTGTGKTYSMEGPPEDPGIAPRALQSLFREMGTGGQHRVTLSMVEIYNEAVRDLLAPGPPQRLAVRQGPAGQGGIQVAGLTHWDVPNLESLHQMLSLGRSNRATAATAMNQRSSRSHALVTLTLRTASPSRGPGTAGTLHLVDLAGSERAWKAGAAGSSQEDRDGAQRLREARTINRSLLALGGVMAALRARRPHVPFRDSQLTRLLQPALGPGATAVLLLQISTRPEDLGETVCSLKFAERVGRVELGPARPRRAPRSGTPSSLSTDTPLSGTPCTPTPSPGSPPSPGLDSGSSSALAPPEDLPS, encoded by the exons ATGCGCACGGGCTCTGCGGCGGGCGAGCGCGGTGTCGGCGCGGGGACGCGGGGCGGCGTGAAGCCGGGCCCTTTGCCGCCCCGCGCTCCCATGTACGCCTTTTACTCGCTGCTCATCTACATCTTCTACAGCCTCTTCCGCAGGGATGGCGGGGCCGCGGCGGCCGCCGACGCTGAAAACCCGGCCCAG AGCGCCCGCTGTAAGCCCGGGAGTCGCCGCCGCGCCTACCAGCCAACCGCTGAGCTGTGGACCGAGCTGACCGGCCTGGTCG GCTCTTCGGAGGCCGAGGATGGGTCGGGAGGGGGAGCCGAGCGCTGTCCGGCGGAGGTCTCCCTGGAAGAGGCTCTCGTGCGTCTCGCCGAGTTCCTCTCAGTCCAGCTGGGGGCGGAAGAGAGCTTTGGGACTCCTCCCGACCTGAGCAAG CCCGGTGATGTTCCCCCACTGTTGACGGTGACTGGTCAACTCTTGGCTCTCCTGGCATGGATTCGAAGTCCCAGGGGCAGGCAGGCCCTGTCCCAGGGGACACAGCCTGTCTCAGGGGTGCAACACCCTCCTCCTGCTG gatcCCCATTGCAAGAAGAAAGCCCTTCCCTTTCACAAAGGGGCGAGGCCCAGGGACAGCAGCCTCCTCAGCTGGAGGAGGACCCGAGAGCTTGGCAGCGGCTGGAACAGCTTATCCTTGGACAG TTGGAAGAGCTGAAGCagcagctggaacatcaggaggaggagctgggccaGCTGCGCCTGGGAGTG GGAGCAACAGACTCAGAGAAAAGGGTTCAGCATCTGACTCTGGAGAACAAAGCCCTGAAACAGAGCTTGAGCCTTACTCGGGACCTCCTGCTGCACTGGGGCCCTGCCCCCAACACCAGGGCCCCCCAG GAGGAGGCAGAAGCCCTGCTGGAGCTCCGGGGGCGGCTTCAAGAAGCCCAGGACACCACGGAAGCCCTCCGAGTCCAG GAGACTGAGCAGAACTGCAGGAGGGAGCTGCAGCAGATGCGAGGGCAGCTGGCAGGTAAGCTCTGGGGCTGTGGAGCGCATGGCGAGGCGTGGCATCTGGCCTCCCCTCACTATGGCCTCCCCCGCAGGACTTCGTGCTCGCATGGCCAGCTTGCGTCAGGGCTGTGGGGACCTCCGGGGACTCGTCAGCACCTTTACCCAGAGCTGCCAGGGTTCTCTGAGCGAAGCCCAGGGACAG GACCTAGGAGGCAGCCCCTGGACCTGATCTCCACCCCAGGAAACATCCGTGTGCTGTGTCGGCTGAGGCCAGGGACACCCTCCAGCCTGGTGAGCTTAGAGCCTGGCCCGGGTGGCACTGTTACCACCTGCTATCGAGGGCACCAGCGTCGCTTCCGCCTAGACTGGGTCTTCCCTCCGCACGCCAGCCAGGAGGAG GTCTTCAGGGAGCTGGAGTCTGCTGTGCTGTCCTGCCTCGGGGGCTACAGTGTCTGCATTTTCACCTACGGTCAGACAGGGACGGGGAAGACCTACAGCATGGAG GGCCCGCCCGAGGACCCCGGCATCGCTCCTAGGGCGCTGCAGTCACTGTTCCGGGAGATGGGCACAGGCGGGCAGCACCGTGTGACCCTCAGCATGGTGGAGATCTACAACGAGGCTGTCAG GGACCTCCTTGCCCCAGGGCCTCCCCAGCGCCTGGCAGTGAGGCAGGGCCCAGCAGGCCAGGGGGGAATCCAGGTGGCCGGCCTCACCCACTGGGACGTGCCCAACCTGGAGTCTCTGCACCAG ATGCTGAGCCTGGGGAGGAGCAACCGGGCCACCGCCGCCACCGCCATGAACCAGCGCAGCTCTCGCTCGCATGCCCTGGTCACGCTGACACTGCGCACAGCGTCCCCATCGCGCGGTCCCGGCACCGCAG GCACGCTGCACCTCGTCGACCTGGCGGGGTCCGAGCGCGCCTGGAAGGCGGGGGCGGCCGGCTCGTCTCAGGAAGACCGGGACGGCGCCCAGCGTCTACGGGAGGCTCGGACTATCAACCGCTCGCTCCTGGCGCTGGGAGGCGTGATGGCCGCGCTGCGGGCCCGCCGGCCCCACGTGCCCTTCCGCGACTCGCAGCTGACGCGCCTGCTGCAGCCGGCGCTGGGCCCGGGCGCCACAGCGGTGCTGCTGCTGCAG ATCTCCACGCGGCCCGAGGATCTCGGCGAGACGGTGTGCTCGCTCAAGTTCGCCGAGCGTGTGGGCCGAGTGGAGCTGGGGCCGGCCAGGCCCCGCAGGGCCCCCCGCTCCGGGACGCCCTCCTCCCTGAGCACCGACACACCACTCTCCGGGACCCCCTGCACCCCTACGCCGTCGCCCGGCAGCCCTCCAAGCCCCGGCCTAGACAGCGGCTCCAGCTCGGCCCTGGCACCACCGGAGGACCTGCCTTCCTAG
- the KIFC2 gene encoding kinesin-like protein KIFC2 isoform X5: MRTGSAAGERGVGAGTRGGVKPGPLPPRAPMYAFYSLLIYIFYSLFRRDGGAAAAADAENPAQSARCKPGSRRRAYQPTAELWTELTGLVGSSEAEDGSGGGAERCPAEVSLEEALVRLAEFLSVQLGAEESFGTPPDLSKPGDVPPLLTVTGQLLALLAWIRSPRGRQALSQGTQPVSGVQHPPPAGSPLQEESPSLSQRGEAQGQQPPQLEEDPRAWQRLEQLILGQLEELKQQLEHQEEELGQLRLGVGATDSEKRVQHLTLENKALKQSLSLTRDLLLHWGPAPNTRAPQEEAEALLELRGRLQEAQDTTEALRVQLGVQEVQLQGLQGALRQLQQETEQNCRRELQQMRGQLAGLRARMASLRQGCGDLRGLVSTFTQSCQGSLSEAQGQVFRELESAVLSCLGGYSVCIFTYGQTGTGKTYSMEGPPEDPGIAPRALQSLFREMGTGGQHRVTLSMVEIYNEAVRDLLAPGPPQRLAVRQGPAGQGGIQVAGLTHWDVPNLESLHQMLSLGRSNRATAATAMNQRSSRSHALVTLTLRTASPSRGPGTAGTLHLVDLAGSERAWKAGAAGSSQEDRDGAQRLREARTINRSLLALGGVMAALRARRPHVPFRDSQLTRLLQPALGPGATAVLLLQISTRPEDLGETVCSLKFAERVGRVELGPARPRRAPRSGTPSSLSTDTPLSGTPCTPTPSPGSPPSPGLDSGSSSALAPPEDLPS; the protein is encoded by the exons ATGCGCACGGGCTCTGCGGCGGGCGAGCGCGGTGTCGGCGCGGGGACGCGGGGCGGCGTGAAGCCGGGCCCTTTGCCGCCCCGCGCTCCCATGTACGCCTTTTACTCGCTGCTCATCTACATCTTCTACAGCCTCTTCCGCAGGGATGGCGGGGCCGCGGCGGCCGCCGACGCTGAAAACCCGGCCCAG AGCGCCCGCTGTAAGCCCGGGAGTCGCCGCCGCGCCTACCAGCCAACCGCTGAGCTGTGGACCGAGCTGACCGGCCTGGTCG GCTCTTCGGAGGCCGAGGATGGGTCGGGAGGGGGAGCCGAGCGCTGTCCGGCGGAGGTCTCCCTGGAAGAGGCTCTCGTGCGTCTCGCCGAGTTCCTCTCAGTCCAGCTGGGGGCGGAAGAGAGCTTTGGGACTCCTCCCGACCTGAGCAAG CCCGGTGATGTTCCCCCACTGTTGACGGTGACTGGTCAACTCTTGGCTCTCCTGGCATGGATTCGAAGTCCCAGGGGCAGGCAGGCCCTGTCCCAGGGGACACAGCCTGTCTCAGGGGTGCAACACCCTCCTCCTGCTG gatcCCCATTGCAAGAAGAAAGCCCTTCCCTTTCACAAAGGGGCGAGGCCCAGGGACAGCAGCCTCCTCAGCTGGAGGAGGACCCGAGAGCTTGGCAGCGGCTGGAACAGCTTATCCTTGGACAG TTGGAAGAGCTGAAGCagcagctggaacatcaggaggaggagctgggccaGCTGCGCCTGGGAGTG GGAGCAACAGACTCAGAGAAAAGGGTTCAGCATCTGACTCTGGAGAACAAAGCCCTGAAACAGAGCTTGAGCCTTACTCGGGACCTCCTGCTGCACTGGGGCCCTGCCCCCAACACCAGGGCCCCCCAG GAGGAGGCAGAAGCCCTGCTGGAGCTCCGGGGGCGGCTTCAAGAAGCCCAGGACACCACGGAAGCCCTCCGAGTCCAG CTAGGGGTGCAGGAGGTGCAGCTGCAGGGCCTTCAGGGGGCCCTCCGGCAGCTCCAGCAGGAGACTGAGCAGAACTGCAGGAGGGAGCTGCAGCAGATGCGAGGGCAGCTGGCAG GACTTCGTGCTCGCATGGCCAGCTTGCGTCAGGGCTGTGGGGACCTCCGGGGACTCGTCAGCACCTTTACCCAGAGCTGCCAGGGTTCTCTGAGCGAAGCCCAGGGACAG GTCTTCAGGGAGCTGGAGTCTGCTGTGCTGTCCTGCCTCGGGGGCTACAGTGTCTGCATTTTCACCTACGGTCAGACAGGGACGGGGAAGACCTACAGCATGGAG GGCCCGCCCGAGGACCCCGGCATCGCTCCTAGGGCGCTGCAGTCACTGTTCCGGGAGATGGGCACAGGCGGGCAGCACCGTGTGACCCTCAGCATGGTGGAGATCTACAACGAGGCTGTCAG GGACCTCCTTGCCCCAGGGCCTCCCCAGCGCCTGGCAGTGAGGCAGGGCCCAGCAGGCCAGGGGGGAATCCAGGTGGCCGGCCTCACCCACTGGGACGTGCCCAACCTGGAGTCTCTGCACCAG ATGCTGAGCCTGGGGAGGAGCAACCGGGCCACCGCCGCCACCGCCATGAACCAGCGCAGCTCTCGCTCGCATGCCCTGGTCACGCTGACACTGCGCACAGCGTCCCCATCGCGCGGTCCCGGCACCGCAG GCACGCTGCACCTCGTCGACCTGGCGGGGTCCGAGCGCGCCTGGAAGGCGGGGGCGGCCGGCTCGTCTCAGGAAGACCGGGACGGCGCCCAGCGTCTACGGGAGGCTCGGACTATCAACCGCTCGCTCCTGGCGCTGGGAGGCGTGATGGCCGCGCTGCGGGCCCGCCGGCCCCACGTGCCCTTCCGCGACTCGCAGCTGACGCGCCTGCTGCAGCCGGCGCTGGGCCCGGGCGCCACAGCGGTGCTGCTGCTGCAG ATCTCCACGCGGCCCGAGGATCTCGGCGAGACGGTGTGCTCGCTCAAGTTCGCCGAGCGTGTGGGCCGAGTGGAGCTGGGGCCGGCCAGGCCCCGCAGGGCCCCCCGCTCCGGGACGCCCTCCTCCCTGAGCACCGACACACCACTCTCCGGGACCCCCTGCACCCCTACGCCGTCGCCCGGCAGCCCTCCAAGCCCCGGCCTAGACAGCGGCTCCAGCTCGGCCCTGGCACCACCGGAGGACCTGCCTTCCTAG
- the KIFC2 gene encoding kinesin-like protein KIFC2 isoform X2: MRTGSAAGERGVGAGTRGGVKPGPLPPRAPMYAFYSLLIYIFYSLFRRDGGAAAAADAENPAQSARCKPGSRRRAYQPTAELWTELTGLVGSSEAEDGSGGGAERCPAEVSLEEALVRLAEFLSVQLGAEESFGTPPDLSKPGDVPPLLTVTGQLLALLAWIRSPRGRQALSQGTQPVSGVQHPPPAGSPLQEESPSLSQRGEAQGQQPPQLEEDPRAWQRLEQLILGQLEELKQQLEHQEEELGQLRLGVGATDSEKRVQHLTLENKALKQSLSLTRDLLLHWGPAPNTRAPQEEAEALLELRGRLQEAQDTTEALRVQLGVQEVQLQGLQGALRQLQQETEQNCRRELQQMRGQLAGLRARMASLRQGCGDLRGLVSTFTQSCQGSLSEAQGQVSWALGALSADGAGTQLAEVRQGPLPGCPGRLLELKGNIRVLCRLRPGTPSSLVSLEPGPGGTVTTCYRGHQRRFRLDWVFPPHASQEEVFRELESAVLSCLGGYSVCIFTYGQTGTGKTYSMEGPPEDPGIAPRALQSLFREMGTGGQHRVTLSMVEIYNEAVRDLLAPGPPQRLAVRQGPAGQGGIQVAGLTHWDVPNLESLHQMLSLGRSNRATAATAMNQRSSRSHALVTLTLRTASPSRGPGTAGTLHLVDLAGSERAWKAGAAGSSQEDRDGAQRLREARTINRSLLALGGVMAALRARRPHVPFRDSQLTRLLQPALGPGATAVLLLQISTRPEDLGETVCSLKFAERVGRVELGPARPRRAPRSGTPSSLSTDTPLSGTPCTPTPSPGSPPSPGLDSGSSSALAPPEDLPS; the protein is encoded by the exons ATGCGCACGGGCTCTGCGGCGGGCGAGCGCGGTGTCGGCGCGGGGACGCGGGGCGGCGTGAAGCCGGGCCCTTTGCCGCCCCGCGCTCCCATGTACGCCTTTTACTCGCTGCTCATCTACATCTTCTACAGCCTCTTCCGCAGGGATGGCGGGGCCGCGGCGGCCGCCGACGCTGAAAACCCGGCCCAG AGCGCCCGCTGTAAGCCCGGGAGTCGCCGCCGCGCCTACCAGCCAACCGCTGAGCTGTGGACCGAGCTGACCGGCCTGGTCG GCTCTTCGGAGGCCGAGGATGGGTCGGGAGGGGGAGCCGAGCGCTGTCCGGCGGAGGTCTCCCTGGAAGAGGCTCTCGTGCGTCTCGCCGAGTTCCTCTCAGTCCAGCTGGGGGCGGAAGAGAGCTTTGGGACTCCTCCCGACCTGAGCAAG CCCGGTGATGTTCCCCCACTGTTGACGGTGACTGGTCAACTCTTGGCTCTCCTGGCATGGATTCGAAGTCCCAGGGGCAGGCAGGCCCTGTCCCAGGGGACACAGCCTGTCTCAGGGGTGCAACACCCTCCTCCTGCTG gatcCCCATTGCAAGAAGAAAGCCCTTCCCTTTCACAAAGGGGCGAGGCCCAGGGACAGCAGCCTCCTCAGCTGGAGGAGGACCCGAGAGCTTGGCAGCGGCTGGAACAGCTTATCCTTGGACAG TTGGAAGAGCTGAAGCagcagctggaacatcaggaggaggagctgggccaGCTGCGCCTGGGAGTG GGAGCAACAGACTCAGAGAAAAGGGTTCAGCATCTGACTCTGGAGAACAAAGCCCTGAAACAGAGCTTGAGCCTTACTCGGGACCTCCTGCTGCACTGGGGCCCTGCCCCCAACACCAGGGCCCCCCAG GAGGAGGCAGAAGCCCTGCTGGAGCTCCGGGGGCGGCTTCAAGAAGCCCAGGACACCACGGAAGCCCTCCGAGTCCAG CTAGGGGTGCAGGAGGTGCAGCTGCAGGGCCTTCAGGGGGCCCTCCGGCAGCTCCAGCAGGAGACTGAGCAGAACTGCAGGAGGGAGCTGCAGCAGATGCGAGGGCAGCTGGCAG GACTTCGTGCTCGCATGGCCAGCTTGCGTCAGGGCTGTGGGGACCTCCGGGGACTCGTCAGCACCTTTACCCAGAGCTGCCAGGGTTCTCTGAGCGAAGCCCAGGGACAG GTTTCCTGGGCTCTGGGGGCACTGTCAGCTGACGGGGCTGGGACTCAGCTCGCAGAGGTGCGGCAGGGGCCTCTGCCTGGATGCCCGGGGCGGCTGCTGGAGCTCAAGG GAAACATCCGTGTGCTGTGTCGGCTGAGGCCAGGGACACCCTCCAGCCTGGTGAGCTTAGAGCCTGGCCCGGGTGGCACTGTTACCACCTGCTATCGAGGGCACCAGCGTCGCTTCCGCCTAGACTGGGTCTTCCCTCCGCACGCCAGCCAGGAGGAG GTCTTCAGGGAGCTGGAGTCTGCTGTGCTGTCCTGCCTCGGGGGCTACAGTGTCTGCATTTTCACCTACGGTCAGACAGGGACGGGGAAGACCTACAGCATGGAG GGCCCGCCCGAGGACCCCGGCATCGCTCCTAGGGCGCTGCAGTCACTGTTCCGGGAGATGGGCACAGGCGGGCAGCACCGTGTGACCCTCAGCATGGTGGAGATCTACAACGAGGCTGTCAG GGACCTCCTTGCCCCAGGGCCTCCCCAGCGCCTGGCAGTGAGGCAGGGCCCAGCAGGCCAGGGGGGAATCCAGGTGGCCGGCCTCACCCACTGGGACGTGCCCAACCTGGAGTCTCTGCACCAG ATGCTGAGCCTGGGGAGGAGCAACCGGGCCACCGCCGCCACCGCCATGAACCAGCGCAGCTCTCGCTCGCATGCCCTGGTCACGCTGACACTGCGCACAGCGTCCCCATCGCGCGGTCCCGGCACCGCAG GCACGCTGCACCTCGTCGACCTGGCGGGGTCCGAGCGCGCCTGGAAGGCGGGGGCGGCCGGCTCGTCTCAGGAAGACCGGGACGGCGCCCAGCGTCTACGGGAGGCTCGGACTATCAACCGCTCGCTCCTGGCGCTGGGAGGCGTGATGGCCGCGCTGCGGGCCCGCCGGCCCCACGTGCCCTTCCGCGACTCGCAGCTGACGCGCCTGCTGCAGCCGGCGCTGGGCCCGGGCGCCACAGCGGTGCTGCTGCTGCAG ATCTCCACGCGGCCCGAGGATCTCGGCGAGACGGTGTGCTCGCTCAAGTTCGCCGAGCGTGTGGGCCGAGTGGAGCTGGGGCCGGCCAGGCCCCGCAGGGCCCCCCGCTCCGGGACGCCCTCCTCCCTGAGCACCGACACACCACTCTCCGGGACCCCCTGCACCCCTACGCCGTCGCCCGGCAGCCCTCCAAGCCCCGGCCTAGACAGCGGCTCCAGCTCGGCCCTGGCACCACCGGAGGACCTGCCTTCCTAG
- the KIFC2 gene encoding kinesin-like protein KIFC2 isoform X1 has protein sequence MRTGSAAGERGVGAGTRGGVKPGPLPPRAPMYAFYSLLIYIFYSLFRRDGGAAAAADAENPAQSARCKPGSRRRAYQPTAELWTELTGLVGSSEAEDGSGGGAERCPAEVSLEEALVRLAEFLSVQLGAEESFGTPPDLSKPGDVPPLLTVTGQLLALLAWIRSPRGRQALSQGTQPVSGVQHPPPAGSPLQEESPSLSQRGEAQGQQPPQLEEDPRAWQRLEQLILGQLEELKQQLEHQEEELGQLRLGVGATDSEKRVQHLTLENKALKQSLSLTRDLLLHWGPAPNTRAPQEEAEALLELRGRLQEAQDTTEALRVQLGVQEVQLQGLQGALRQLQQETEQNCRRELQQMRGQLAGKLWGCGAHGEAWHLASPHYGLPRRTSCSHGQLASGLWGPPGTRQHLYPELPGFSERSPGTGPRRQPLDLISTPGNIRVLCRLRPGTPSSLVSLEPGPGGTVTTCYRGHQRRFRLDWVFPPHASQEEVFRELESAVLSCLGGYSVCIFTYGQTGTGKTYSMEGPPEDPGIAPRALQSLFREMGTGGQHRVTLSMVEIYNEAVRDLLAPGPPQRLAVRQGPAGQGGIQVAGLTHWDVPNLESLHQMLSLGRSNRATAATAMNQRSSRSHALVTLTLRTASPSRGPGTAGTLHLVDLAGSERAWKAGAAGSSQEDRDGAQRLREARTINRSLLALGGVMAALRARRPHVPFRDSQLTRLLQPALGPGATAVLLLQISTRPEDLGETVCSLKFAERVGRVELGPARPRRAPRSGTPSSLSTDTPLSGTPCTPTPSPGSPPSPGLDSGSSSALAPPEDLPS, from the exons ATGCGCACGGGCTCTGCGGCGGGCGAGCGCGGTGTCGGCGCGGGGACGCGGGGCGGCGTGAAGCCGGGCCCTTTGCCGCCCCGCGCTCCCATGTACGCCTTTTACTCGCTGCTCATCTACATCTTCTACAGCCTCTTCCGCAGGGATGGCGGGGCCGCGGCGGCCGCCGACGCTGAAAACCCGGCCCAG AGCGCCCGCTGTAAGCCCGGGAGTCGCCGCCGCGCCTACCAGCCAACCGCTGAGCTGTGGACCGAGCTGACCGGCCTGGTCG GCTCTTCGGAGGCCGAGGATGGGTCGGGAGGGGGAGCCGAGCGCTGTCCGGCGGAGGTCTCCCTGGAAGAGGCTCTCGTGCGTCTCGCCGAGTTCCTCTCAGTCCAGCTGGGGGCGGAAGAGAGCTTTGGGACTCCTCCCGACCTGAGCAAG CCCGGTGATGTTCCCCCACTGTTGACGGTGACTGGTCAACTCTTGGCTCTCCTGGCATGGATTCGAAGTCCCAGGGGCAGGCAGGCCCTGTCCCAGGGGACACAGCCTGTCTCAGGGGTGCAACACCCTCCTCCTGCTG gatcCCCATTGCAAGAAGAAAGCCCTTCCCTTTCACAAAGGGGCGAGGCCCAGGGACAGCAGCCTCCTCAGCTGGAGGAGGACCCGAGAGCTTGGCAGCGGCTGGAACAGCTTATCCTTGGACAG TTGGAAGAGCTGAAGCagcagctggaacatcaggaggaggagctgggccaGCTGCGCCTGGGAGTG GGAGCAACAGACTCAGAGAAAAGGGTTCAGCATCTGACTCTGGAGAACAAAGCCCTGAAACAGAGCTTGAGCCTTACTCGGGACCTCCTGCTGCACTGGGGCCCTGCCCCCAACACCAGGGCCCCCCAG GAGGAGGCAGAAGCCCTGCTGGAGCTCCGGGGGCGGCTTCAAGAAGCCCAGGACACCACGGAAGCCCTCCGAGTCCAG CTAGGGGTGCAGGAGGTGCAGCTGCAGGGCCTTCAGGGGGCCCTCCGGCAGCTCCAGCAGGAGACTGAGCAGAACTGCAGGAGGGAGCTGCAGCAGATGCGAGGGCAGCTGGCAGGTAAGCTCTGGGGCTGTGGAGCGCATGGCGAGGCGTGGCATCTGGCCTCCCCTCACTATGGCCTCCCCCGCAGGACTTCGTGCTCGCATGGCCAGCTTGCGTCAGGGCTGTGGGGACCTCCGGGGACTCGTCAGCACCTTTACCCAGAGCTGCCAGGGTTCTCTGAGCGAAGCCCAGGGACAG GACCTAGGAGGCAGCCCCTGGACCTGATCTCCACCCCAGGAAACATCCGTGTGCTGTGTCGGCTGAGGCCAGGGACACCCTCCAGCCTGGTGAGCTTAGAGCCTGGCCCGGGTGGCACTGTTACCACCTGCTATCGAGGGCACCAGCGTCGCTTCCGCCTAGACTGGGTCTTCCCTCCGCACGCCAGCCAGGAGGAG GTCTTCAGGGAGCTGGAGTCTGCTGTGCTGTCCTGCCTCGGGGGCTACAGTGTCTGCATTTTCACCTACGGTCAGACAGGGACGGGGAAGACCTACAGCATGGAG GGCCCGCCCGAGGACCCCGGCATCGCTCCTAGGGCGCTGCAGTCACTGTTCCGGGAGATGGGCACAGGCGGGCAGCACCGTGTGACCCTCAGCATGGTGGAGATCTACAACGAGGCTGTCAG GGACCTCCTTGCCCCAGGGCCTCCCCAGCGCCTGGCAGTGAGGCAGGGCCCAGCAGGCCAGGGGGGAATCCAGGTGGCCGGCCTCACCCACTGGGACGTGCCCAACCTGGAGTCTCTGCACCAG ATGCTGAGCCTGGGGAGGAGCAACCGGGCCACCGCCGCCACCGCCATGAACCAGCGCAGCTCTCGCTCGCATGCCCTGGTCACGCTGACACTGCGCACAGCGTCCCCATCGCGCGGTCCCGGCACCGCAG GCACGCTGCACCTCGTCGACCTGGCGGGGTCCGAGCGCGCCTGGAAGGCGGGGGCGGCCGGCTCGTCTCAGGAAGACCGGGACGGCGCCCAGCGTCTACGGGAGGCTCGGACTATCAACCGCTCGCTCCTGGCGCTGGGAGGCGTGATGGCCGCGCTGCGGGCCCGCCGGCCCCACGTGCCCTTCCGCGACTCGCAGCTGACGCGCCTGCTGCAGCCGGCGCTGGGCCCGGGCGCCACAGCGGTGCTGCTGCTGCAG ATCTCCACGCGGCCCGAGGATCTCGGCGAGACGGTGTGCTCGCTCAAGTTCGCCGAGCGTGTGGGCCGAGTGGAGCTGGGGCCGGCCAGGCCCCGCAGGGCCCCCCGCTCCGGGACGCCCTCCTCCCTGAGCACCGACACACCACTCTCCGGGACCCCCTGCACCCCTACGCCGTCGCCCGGCAGCCCTCCAAGCCCCGGCCTAGACAGCGGCTCCAGCTCGGCCCTGGCACCACCGGAGGACCTGCCTTCCTAG